One window of the Chitinophaga niabensis genome contains the following:
- a CDS encoding carbonic anhydrase, which produces MDVFEQLLANNKVWAANKVAADKDFFKRLQNQQSPKFLWIGCSDSRVPANEITNTEPGEIFVHRNVANMVVATDMNLLTVLEYAVKVLKVEHVLVVGHYGCGGVKAALTNQNFGIINPWLKHIKDVYRFHRDEIDALDSEDKRVDRLIELNVQEQVMNLAKTITIQEAWAKEQRPTLHGWVYGIKDGLINPLFDMEPGTHIDPIYEFNV; this is translated from the coding sequence ATGGATGTATTTGAACAATTACTGGCGAACAACAAAGTATGGGCTGCAAATAAAGTAGCAGCTGATAAGGATTTTTTCAAACGCCTGCAAAACCAGCAGTCGCCTAAATTCCTCTGGATCGGTTGCTCAGATAGCCGCGTGCCGGCCAACGAGATCACCAATACAGAACCCGGGGAAATATTCGTGCATCGGAATGTAGCCAATATGGTGGTGGCTACGGACATGAACCTGCTCACCGTGCTGGAATATGCCGTGAAAGTATTAAAGGTGGAGCATGTACTGGTAGTAGGCCACTATGGTTGCGGAGGGGTGAAAGCTGCCCTCACCAACCAGAACTTCGGCATTATCAATCCCTGGCTGAAACACATCAAAGATGTATACCGCTTCCACAGGGATGAAATTGATGCGCTGGATTCTGAAGATAAACGGGTAGACCGCCTCATAGAACTGAACGTACAGGAACAGGTAATGAACCTGGCCAAGACCATCACCATCCAGGAAGCATGGGCCAAAGAACAACGGCCCACTTTGCACGGTTGGGTTTACGGTATTAAAGACGGCCTGATCAATCCTTTATTTGATATGGAACCCGGTACACATATTGATCCTATTTATGAATTCAATGTATAA
- a CDS encoding Tex family protein, producing the protein MNPKHVALISAELAISMKQAESTMSLLAEGSTVPFISRYRKEQTGSLDEVQIGKVEDLKKRFEEVDDRRAFIIKTITEQEKMTPELLEKLENSWVIAELEDMYLPYKPKRKTRATVAIEKGLEPLAKLIFDQQDGSLDETAKTFINEQVATSEEALKGARDIIAEWINENAELRDKLRKLFTNTAVFTSKVIEGKEAEGVKYKDYFDFSEELHSIPSHRVLAILRAEAEGILFGNITPAEEEATEIINKQFVTGNNAASEQVSKAAADAYKRLLRPSLENEFRATAKEKADTEAIEVFAENLRQLLLAAPLGPKAVIAVDPGYRTGCKTVALDEQGNMVDNDVIYPLEKNYKSQDAENLLRNWVNKYDIAAIAVGNGTAGRETEEFIKKIDFGRKVNVFMVNESGASVYSASEVAREEFPDHDVTVRGSVSIGRRLIDPLAELVKIDPKSIGVGQYQHDVNQSHLKQSLDRIVVSCVNMVGVNLNTASKHLLAYISGLGPSLAENIVKYRKENGAFKNRKELKKVTRLGEKAFEQCAGFLRIEHGDNPLDNSAVHPERYAVVEAIAAGQKCTVEELMGREDLRKVINVKDYISEEVGQLTLEDILKELAKPSRDPRDEIAIFEYAEGIKSMEDVKPGMTLPGVVTNITAFGAFVDIGVKQDGLVHISHLSNKFISNPNEAVKLNQKVTVTVLEIDIARKRISLSMKDNEPAPKREPRERSNTGKPAQGGGKEKKEAPLNDFQAKLLALKSKFKD; encoded by the coding sequence ATGAATCCGAAACACGTGGCGCTCATTTCTGCTGAGCTGGCAATATCGATGAAGCAGGCTGAGAGTACCATGAGCCTGCTGGCTGAAGGCTCTACCGTACCCTTTATCAGTCGTTACCGGAAAGAACAGACCGGTAGCCTGGATGAGGTACAGATAGGCAAGGTAGAGGATCTGAAGAAACGCTTTGAAGAAGTGGACGACCGCCGGGCTTTCATCATCAAAACCATCACAGAACAGGAAAAAATGACGCCTGAACTGCTGGAAAAGCTGGAAAACAGCTGGGTGATCGCAGAACTGGAGGATATGTACCTCCCCTACAAGCCTAAACGCAAAACCCGCGCTACCGTTGCTATTGAAAAAGGACTGGAACCGCTGGCCAAACTGATCTTTGATCAGCAGGACGGCAGCCTGGATGAAACAGCCAAAACTTTCATCAACGAACAGGTGGCAACTTCCGAAGAAGCCCTCAAAGGCGCCCGGGATATTATTGCAGAATGGATCAATGAAAATGCCGAGTTGCGTGATAAGCTGCGTAAACTCTTTACCAATACTGCCGTATTCACTTCAAAAGTAATTGAAGGAAAAGAAGCAGAAGGTGTGAAATACAAGGATTACTTCGACTTTTCCGAAGAACTCCACTCCATCCCCTCACACCGGGTGCTGGCCATTTTACGCGCCGAAGCAGAAGGCATCCTCTTTGGTAACATTACGCCTGCTGAAGAAGAGGCAACAGAGATCATCAACAAACAATTTGTTACCGGTAATAATGCTGCCAGCGAGCAGGTGAGCAAAGCCGCTGCAGATGCCTATAAACGTTTGCTGCGTCCTTCCCTGGAAAACGAATTCCGCGCTACGGCAAAAGAAAAAGCAGATACCGAAGCCATTGAAGTGTTTGCGGAAAACCTCCGCCAATTACTGCTGGCAGCGCCATTAGGCCCCAAGGCAGTGATCGCCGTTGACCCCGGTTACCGTACCGGTTGTAAAACAGTAGCGCTGGACGAACAGGGCAACATGGTGGACAATGATGTGATCTATCCACTGGAAAAGAATTACAAAAGCCAGGATGCAGAGAACCTGCTGCGCAACTGGGTGAATAAATATGATATTGCTGCCATAGCCGTAGGGAATGGTACGGCAGGCCGTGAAACAGAAGAGTTCATCAAAAAGATCGACTTCGGCCGTAAGGTGAATGTGTTTATGGTGAATGAAAGTGGTGCCTCTGTGTACTCCGCTTCTGAAGTAGCCCGTGAAGAATTCCCTGATCATGATGTGACCGTGCGTGGTTCCGTATCTATCGGCAGGCGCCTGATAGATCCACTGGCGGAACTGGTGAAGATAGATCCTAAATCCATCGGTGTAGGGCAATACCAGCACGATGTGAACCAGAGCCACCTGAAACAGAGCCTTGACCGTATTGTGGTAAGCTGTGTGAACATGGTGGGTGTTAACCTTAACACCGCCTCCAAACACCTGCTGGCATATATTTCAGGTCTTGGTCCTTCCCTCGCAGAGAACATCGTTAAATACCGTAAAGAGAATGGCGCTTTCAAAAACCGTAAGGAATTGAAGAAAGTGACCCGCCTCGGTGAAAAAGCATTTGAACAATGCGCGGGTTTCCTCCGTATTGAGCATGGCGATAACCCGCTGGATAACTCTGCAGTTCACCCTGAACGTTACGCCGTGGTAGAAGCCATCGCTGCCGGTCAGAAATGTACCGTGGAAGAACTGATGGGCCGTGAAGACCTCCGCAAGGTGATCAATGTAAAAGATTACATCAGCGAAGAAGTAGGCCAGCTTACACTGGAAGATATCCTGAAAGAATTGGCTAAACCCAGCCGCGACCCACGTGATGAAATAGCCATCTTTGAATATGCAGAAGGCATCAAATCCATGGAAGATGTGAAACCAGGCATGACCTTACCCGGCGTGGTAACGAACATCACAGCTTTTGGTGCGTTCGTGGATATCGGGGTTAAACAGGATGGACTGGTGCACATCTCTCACCTTTCCAACAAATTCATCAGCAATCCGAATGAAGCGGTGAAGCTGAACCAGAAAGTAACGGTAACGGTACTGGAAATAGATATCGCCCGTAAAAGGATCTCTTTATCCATGAAAGATAATGAGCCTGCTCCTAAACGTGAACCACGTGAACGCAGCAACACAGGAAAACCAGCACAGGGTGGCGGTAAAGAAAAGAAAGAAGCACCATTGAATGATTTTCAGGCTAAGCTCTTAGCCCTGAAATCCAAGTTCAAGGACTAA
- the mazG gene encoding nucleoside triphosphate pyrophosphohydrolase, translating to MQPEQAFSRLLQIMDDLREKCPWDKKQTLQSLRQQTIEELYELTDAITNEDFKGIREELGDLLLHIVFYAKIGTEQQQFTITDVITGICDKLVARHPHIYGDVKVENEEDVKRNWERLKLKEGKKSVLSGVPVSLPALVKSMRLQEKAKQVGFEWDTREQVWDKVEEETKELTEAVELDDKDEMEAEFGDLLFALVNYSRFLKIDAENALERTNKKFIRRFSRMEVMAADEGKRLDEMSLTEMDGLWNKVKEEE from the coding sequence ATGCAGCCGGAACAAGCCTTTAGCCGATTATTGCAGATCATGGACGATTTACGGGAAAAATGCCCCTGGGATAAAAAACAGACCCTCCAATCGCTCCGCCAGCAAACAATCGAGGAATTGTATGAATTGACAGATGCTATCACCAACGAAGATTTTAAAGGCATCCGGGAAGAACTGGGCGACCTGCTGCTGCATATTGTTTTCTATGCCAAAATAGGTACTGAACAGCAACAGTTTACCATTACAGACGTGATCACGGGCATCTGCGATAAGCTGGTAGCCCGCCATCCGCATATTTACGGGGATGTGAAAGTGGAAAATGAAGAAGATGTAAAACGCAACTGGGAAAGATTAAAACTTAAGGAAGGAAAGAAATCCGTGCTCAGCGGTGTACCTGTTTCCCTGCCCGCATTGGTGAAATCTATGCGCCTCCAGGAAAAGGCCAAACAGGTTGGTTTTGAGTGGGACACCCGGGAGCAGGTATGGGATAAAGTAGAAGAAGAAACAAAGGAGTTGACAGAAGCAGTGGAATTGGACGATAAAGACGAAATGGAGGCCGAATTCGGGGATCTGCTCTTTGCTTTGGTGAACTATAGCCGCTTCCTGAAAATAGACGCGGAAAACGCCCTGGAACGCACAAATAAGAAATTCATCCGCCGGTTCTCCCGGATGGAAGTAATGGCAGCAGATGAAGGAAAACGGCTGGATGAAATGAGCCTCACTGAAATGGATGGCTTATGGAATAAAGTAAAGGAAGAGGAATAA
- a CDS encoding sensor histidine kinase gives MLDIKEIRLFILRNGYLLIIAAWLFTFAFLFNNYWSYYSSPHGVQRSLESDIRSRQKAFNELSADTALVKKLMDGTYSEETLKSIYDENYFVFGYDSVAIGYRMVFWSTNTVQPPVFEGLHAGVTFRKLPNGYYVMLCHPLEQGKYLIGLIPVKQEYAINNDYLGSQFYGRSAIGEEYAINVRPPGLPVLDLNERILFYLHYDPAKSDPAPSLVSVLLLVVGCIFVLIFINLFATLLAKSLTPLWGFLFLLGIVLLFRFLSYVYNFPMDLSTLNLFKSIIYAKDEVFRSLGDLLLNVLLAFWLILFFRQHVRTIHPPVLRERWQRWLIIGIAGLMMFIAGQFLLDLIRSLVIDSNISYDVTNFFSLNEYSVIGSMSLGFIAISFLFFSQIVNYLLNQLTDFQYRSKYISLAVVGLVWLAFRFNKPDLSTSIVFMFWLLGYVLLLDLLERRFSEGSSTLPFIVWMLTMTITTSAVLIYYNNQKELEQRERVAKNISRQRDPYMETLLNDAGERLTKDPFVRQFFLERTQDYKMMLERTLEDKYFSRYLSRYDVSFYTFDEEGQSLYNHDSTTLDELNKRIMVDSRLPHVMGTDLYYDERSFNDYSYIGKKEFTRFGDTVSGYLFYEVRSQPETQRPDRLYPELLIESGLQTPDQQYVELYSYAVYDKGNLVSNHNNYPFKVKLSPSEMPAADIVFREENGYSLLYFKASRDKLVVVVKPTRNFLEFITLFAYMFCLFLLIIGIYSLLDLLIKARLRISNLTATMKLSIRTKVQSTIIFAVVFSFLSLGIATILFFISRYRAENAEKLSNTVNGIAKDIEDVFYEQRMFDEMDMIYDSIFLKSLSGRISEIATEHNVDLNIYDNAGRLQLSAQPLMVEKGLLSESMNPVAFYQLSKLNKIQFIQEEQIGTMKYISGYIPLRDKGGVFAYLNAPYFATQTELNQQISTFLVALININAFIFLIAGLLVLLISNTITKSFSLITEKIRNVNLGQHNDVIEWNKEDEIGMLVKEYNKMVQKLEVSAAMLAKSEREGAWREMARQVAHEIKNPLTPMKLSIQYLQRAIANDSPDVKALSKNVAGTLVEQIDHLANIASDFAAFAQIGKGNNEKFSLSEVLQSVTGLYMSNPEINIYFERQEKPYLVDADKTQINRLFTNLVQNAVQAIPEGREGHVVISVKDEGENAVIVEVIDNGHGIPVEVQPKIFVPNFTTKSSGTGLGLAMCRNIVEQARGEIWFRTTPGVGTTFFVKLPLVS, from the coding sequence ATGCTCGATATCAAGGAAATAAGGCTGTTCATCCTCCGTAACGGTTACCTGCTGATCATAGCAGCATGGCTGTTCACGTTTGCCTTCCTGTTCAATAATTACTGGAGTTACTACTCTTCCCCCCACGGTGTGCAGCGCAGCCTGGAAAGTGATATCCGCAGCCGCCAGAAAGCCTTTAACGAACTGTCCGCAGATACGGCCCTCGTTAAAAAGCTCATGGATGGCACCTATTCGGAAGAAACACTGAAATCCATTTATGACGAGAACTATTTTGTTTTCGGGTACGATTCTGTAGCCATTGGTTACCGGATGGTGTTCTGGAGCACAAATACTGTACAGCCGCCCGTTTTTGAAGGTTTACATGCGGGCGTTACCTTCCGCAAACTACCCAATGGTTATTATGTAATGCTCTGCCATCCTTTGGAGCAGGGTAAATATTTAATAGGCCTCATTCCCGTAAAGCAGGAGTATGCCATCAACAACGATTACCTGGGCAGCCAGTTCTACGGGCGTTCTGCCATAGGGGAGGAGTATGCCATCAATGTACGCCCGCCCGGTTTGCCGGTGCTGGACCTGAATGAGCGTATCCTTTTTTACCTGCATTACGATCCTGCCAAATCAGACCCGGCCCCCAGCCTGGTAAGTGTATTGCTGCTGGTGGTAGGCTGCATCTTCGTACTCATTTTTATTAACCTCTTTGCCACACTGCTGGCAAAAAGCCTTACGCCGCTCTGGGGATTCCTCTTTCTCCTGGGCATTGTGCTGCTGTTCCGGTTCCTCAGTTACGTGTACAATTTCCCGATGGACCTCAGCACACTTAATCTCTTCAAGTCCATCATCTATGCAAAGGACGAAGTGTTCCGGTCTTTGGGAGACCTTTTGCTGAACGTGCTCCTGGCTTTCTGGCTCATCCTCTTTTTCCGCCAGCATGTGCGCACCATCCATCCCCCGGTATTAAGGGAAAGATGGCAGCGCTGGCTGATCATTGGTATTGCGGGACTGATGATGTTCATTGCAGGCCAGTTCCTGCTGGATCTGATCCGCAGTCTGGTTATAGACTCCAACATCTCCTATGATGTAACCAACTTTTTCAGTCTGAATGAATACAGTGTGATAGGCAGCATGAGCCTTGGTTTCATCGCTATCAGCTTTTTATTCTTCTCGCAGATCGTGAACTACCTGCTGAACCAGCTTACGGATTTTCAATACCGCAGTAAATATATTTCCCTGGCTGTAGTAGGACTGGTATGGCTGGCTTTCCGTTTTAACAAGCCTGACCTGAGTACTTCCATTGTGTTCATGTTCTGGCTGTTAGGATATGTATTGCTGCTGGACCTCCTGGAGCGCCGTTTCAGCGAGGGTTCCTCTACTTTGCCCTTTATTGTGTGGATGCTGACGATGACCATCACTACTTCCGCAGTGCTTATTTACTATAATAACCAGAAGGAACTGGAGCAGCGGGAACGGGTAGCCAAAAACATCTCGCGGCAGCGGGACCCTTATATGGAAACCCTGCTGAATGATGCCGGGGAGCGGCTTACAAAGGATCCCTTTGTCCGGCAGTTTTTCCTGGAACGCACCCAGGATTATAAAATGATGCTGGAAAGAACACTGGAGGATAAATATTTCTCCCGTTATCTCAGCCGTTATGATGTATCCTTTTATACGTTTGATGAAGAAGGGCAATCCCTGTATAACCATGATTCCACCACGCTGGATGAATTGAACAAACGCATCATGGTGGATAGCAGGCTGCCGCATGTAATGGGTACAGATCTTTACTATGATGAAAGAAGTTTTAATGACTACAGTTATATCGGCAAGAAAGAATTCACCCGGTTTGGTGATACGGTTTCAGGTTATCTTTTTTACGAAGTAAGATCACAACCGGAAACGCAGCGGCCGGACAGGTTGTATCCTGAACTGCTGATAGAGAGCGGGTTACAGACCCCCGACCAGCAATACGTGGAACTGTATTCCTATGCGGTATACGATAAAGGGAACCTGGTAAGCAATCACAACAACTATCCATTCAAAGTAAAATTATCGCCATCAGAAATGCCTGCGGCGGACATCGTTTTCCGGGAGGAGAACGGATATTCCCTGCTCTACTTCAAAGCCTCGAGAGATAAGCTGGTGGTAGTGGTGAAGCCTACCAGGAACTTCCTGGAATTCATCACGCTCTTTGCCTACATGTTCTGTCTCTTCCTGCTGATCATTGGTATTTACAGCCTGCTCGATCTGCTGATCAAAGCGCGGTTGCGGATCTCCAACCTTACCGCTACGATGAAGCTGAGCATCCGTACCAAAGTGCAGAGCACGATCATCTTTGCAGTAGTGTTCTCTTTCCTGTCACTGGGGATAGCTACCATCCTTTTCTTTATCAGCCGCTACAGGGCGGAGAATGCGGAAAAACTGAGCAATACGGTGAATGGCATTGCCAAGGATATAGAAGATGTGTTCTATGAACAGCGGATGTTTGATGAGATGGATATGATCTATGATTCCATCTTCTTAAAAAGTTTATCCGGCCGTATCAGTGAAATTGCAACAGAACATAATGTTGATCTGAATATCTATGATAACGCAGGCAGGCTGCAACTTTCAGCGCAGCCGCTGATGGTGGAAAAGGGGCTGCTTTCCGAGTCCATGAACCCTGTGGCTTTCTACCAGTTGTCCAAACTGAATAAGATCCAGTTCATCCAGGAGGAGCAGATCGGTACTATGAAGTATATCAGTGGTTACATTCCGCTGCGGGATAAAGGAGGGGTGTTTGCTTACCTGAATGCTCCCTATTTTGCCACGCAAACGGAATTGAACCAGCAGATCTCCACCTTCCTGGTGGCCCTGATCAATATCAACGCTTTCATTTTCCTGATAGCAGGATTGCTGGTGTTATTAATCTCCAATACCATCACCAAATCTTTCTCGCTGATCACGGAAAAGATCCGGAACGTGAACCTGGGGCAGCATAATGACGTGATAGAATGGAATAAAGAAGATGAAATAGGCATGCTGGTGAAGGAATACAATAAGATGGTGCAGAAGCTGGAAGTGAGTGCGGCCATGCTGGCTAAAAGCGAGCGGGAAGGAGCCTGGCGGGAAATGGCACGGCAGGTGGCGCATGAGATCAAGAATCCGCTTACGCCTATGAAGCTAAGCATTCAATATCTGCAGCGGGCTATTGCCAATGATTCTCCTGATGTAAAGGCACTCTCTAAAAATGTGGCCGGTACATTGGTGGAACAGATAGATCACTTAGCCAACATCGCTTCGGACTTTGCGGCATTTGCCCAGATCGGTAAAGGTAATAATGAGAAATTCTCCCTGAGTGAGGTGCTGCAATCAGTTACAGGTTTGTATATGAGCAACCCGGAGATCAATATCTATTTTGAAAGGCAGGAGAAACCCTACCTGGTAGATGCGGATAAAACACAGATCAACCGTTTATTCACCAACCTGGTGCAGAATGCTGTTCAGGCTATTCCGGAAGGCCGGGAGGGGCATGTGGTGATCAGTGTGAAAGACGAAGGGGAGAACGCGGTGATTGTGGAAGTGATAGATAATGGACATGGTATACCTGTGGAAGTGCAACCCAAGATCTTTGTGCCCAACTTTACAACAAAATCATCCGGTACTGGATTGGGGCTGGCCATGTGCAGGAATATTGTGGAGCAGGCGAGGGGAGAGATCTGGTTCAGAACTACTCCGGGAGTTGGTACTACCTTCTTTGTGAAGTTACCTTTAGTTAGTTGA
- the plsX gene encoding phosphate acyltransferase PlsX, with protein MRIGLDMMGGDYAPAEAVKGVRLFLDNAAPEVHLVLIGDEQALAPLISDARLDQSRYTVVHSSQVIGMNEHPTKALKEKPQSSISIGFHLLQSKKVDAFISAGNTGAMMVGAIYSIKLIPGVQRPTISTILPREDGSNGLLLDVGINADCKPENLVQFAILGSLYSQYIMGTATPRVGLLNIGEEEGKGNLLAQATYPLLKENTLLNFIGNVEGRDIFKETVDVIVCEGFTGNVVLKMAESFHDVAVRRNIKDEYMDRFDHEQYGGTPVLGVAEPVIIGHGIARSEAFKNMIKTAQQMIESKLMDKIRESFVEVAKEN; from the coding sequence ATGAGAATCGGGCTAGATATGATGGGTGGCGACTATGCACCCGCAGAAGCAGTAAAAGGAGTAAGATTATTTTTAGACAACGCTGCACCGGAAGTGCATCTTGTATTGATAGGTGATGAGCAGGCCTTAGCACCGTTAATTTCGGATGCCCGGTTAGACCAGTCAAGATATACAGTTGTTCATTCGTCCCAGGTGATCGGGATGAATGAACATCCTACCAAAGCACTGAAAGAAAAGCCGCAATCTTCTATCTCCATCGGCTTTCACCTCCTGCAAAGTAAAAAAGTAGATGCATTCATCAGCGCGGGCAATACCGGCGCTATGATGGTGGGTGCCATATACTCCATCAAACTCATTCCGGGCGTTCAACGCCCCACTATTTCCACCATCTTACCAAGGGAAGACGGCTCAAATGGCCTGTTACTGGACGTAGGGATCAATGCGGATTGCAAACCGGAAAACCTGGTGCAGTTCGCCATTCTTGGTTCCCTCTACTCCCAGTACATCATGGGCACTGCCACGCCAAGGGTTGGATTGCTGAACATTGGTGAGGAAGAAGGAAAAGGTAACCTCCTGGCACAAGCCACCTACCCCCTGCTGAAAGAGAACACTTTACTGAACTTCATCGGCAACGTAGAAGGAAGGGATATCTTCAAAGAAACCGTGGATGTGATCGTTTGTGAAGGTTTTACCGGCAATGTGGTACTAAAAATGGCAGAGTCCTTCCATGATGTGGCGGTAAGACGCAATATCAAGGATGAATACATGGACCGTTTCGATCATGAGCAATATGGCGGTACCCCTGTTCTGGGTGTGGCTGAGCCAGTGATCATTGGTCACGGTATTGCCAGATCGGAAGCTTTCAAAAACATGATCAAAACAGCCCAGCAGATGATAGAAAGCAAACTGATGGATAAGATCAGGGAGAGCTTTGTAGAAGTAGCAAAAGAGAATTAA
- the rpmF gene encoding 50S ribosomal protein L32 yields the protein MPNPKRRHSQQRSAKRRTHYKAFAETLSTDSVTGEAHLRHRAHWVENKLFYKGKVVLEKQAAAK from the coding sequence ATGCCGAATCCTAAACGTAGACATTCGCAGCAAAGATCAGCTAAGAGAAGAACGCATTACAAGGCTTTCGCTGAAACTTTAAGTACAGACAGCGTAACCGGTGAAGCGCATCTGAGACATCGCGCACATTGGGTAGAAAACAAACTGTTCTACAAAGGAAAAGTTGTTTTGGAAAAACAAGCTGCTGCTAAATAA
- a CDS encoding YceD family protein has protein sequence MKHLREFDIAFVGLTPGVHTFQYQITDSFFENYGQQDFSNCNATVKLQFDKKSNFFLLKFEVGGTATVVCDRCGQPFELQLWDDFNQVVKLVENPEEMNGDEDPDVTYIPRTESHLNVADFVYEFINLSFPMQRIHPDDANGKSGCDPKVLEMLDKMKEQGEDKTNPIWKGLEKFRDN, from the coding sequence ATGAAGCATCTCCGCGAATTCGACATAGCTTTTGTAGGTCTGACGCCCGGAGTGCACACATTCCAATACCAGATCACTGACAGTTTCTTTGAAAACTATGGTCAACAGGATTTCTCGAATTGTAACGCTACCGTAAAGTTACAATTTGATAAGAAAAGTAACTTCTTTTTGCTGAAATTCGAAGTTGGCGGTACAGCAACTGTTGTTTGCGATCGTTGCGGGCAACCATTCGAACTGCAGTTGTGGGACGATTTCAACCAGGTTGTAAAACTGGTGGAAAATCCGGAGGAGATGAATGGGGATGAAGATCCGGATGTTACATACATCCCAAGGACGGAATCACACCTGAACGTAGCGGATTTTGTGTACGAATTCATCAACCTGAGCTTCCCGATGCAGCGCATCCATCCGGATGATGCAAACGGCAAAAGCGGTTGTGATCCGAAGGTTCTTGAAATGCTGGACAAGATGAAAGAACAGGGCGAAGACAAAACAAACCCGATCTGGAAAGGATTGGAAAAATTCAGAGACAATTAA